A single region of the Pontibacter kalidii genome encodes:
- a CDS encoding DUF4834 family protein, which yields MIKFIFVTLLIIFFIRLVAPTLFRWLLGMFIRKKMRNGAFFYSNMHQQQRQAQQQSQNGNGRAKGDVKIDYIPEQPERKSFKGGEYVDYEEVK from the coding sequence ATGATCAAGTTTATATTCGTTACCCTGCTCATTATTTTCTTCATCCGTCTGGTGGCGCCAACGCTGTTCAGGTGGCTGCTGGGGATGTTTATCCGGAAGAAAATGCGCAACGGGGCCTTCTTTTACTCTAACATGCACCAGCAGCAGCGCCAGGCGCAGCAGCAAAGCCAGAACGGCAATGGCCGCGCCAAAGGCGATGTTAAGATCGACTACATCCCGGAGCAGCCGGAGCGCAAGTCTTTCAAGGGCGGCGAGTACGTGGATTATGAAGAAGTGAAATAA